From a single Rhipicephalus microplus isolate Deutch F79 unplaced genomic scaffold, USDA_Rmic scaffold_499, whole genome shotgun sequence genomic region:
- the LOC142794779 gene encoding histone H2A-like: MSGRGKGGKAKGKSKTRSSRAGLQFPVGRIHRLLRKGNYAERVGAGAPVYLAAVLEYLAAEVLELAGNAARDNKKTRIIPRHLQLAIRNDEELNKLLSGVTIAQGGVLPNIQAVLLPKKTEKKA, encoded by the coding sequence atgtccggacgtggcaagggcggcaaggcgaaaggcaagagcaagacccgttctagccgcgcggggcttcagttccccgtgggccgtattcaccgcctcctacgcaagggaaactacgccgagcgcgtcggagctggcgctccggtctacctggctgccgtactcgagtacctggccgccgaggtgctcgagctggcgggcaacgccgctcgtgacaacaagaagacccggatcatcccccgtcacttgcagctcgccatccgcaacgacgaggagctgaacaaactgctttccggcgtcaccatcgcgcagggcggtgtgttgcccaacattcaagccgtgcttcttccaaagaagacggagaagaaggcgtaa